The Zingiber officinale cultivar Zhangliang chromosome 9A, Zo_v1.1, whole genome shotgun sequence genome window below encodes:
- the LOC122019258 gene encoding uncharacterized protein At2g29880-like, producing the protein MDGVMLEVLREQKGKGQKEDRAFSAEAYRKVVEEINDKFSLNINKTKVMNRLKTLKEQMVLSKEIELKSGIGWNDYSKTFEAPLEVWKSLIKANPKYKNIKGKSLHHLEILREIYEKVVATGAQAESAREKVQRWEREETHISIDEIDEMQANNQVYLEKFSTFDFKSVPSTPGSQFGTSNPFVPNASVTKGKKRKVPMTNEYSSQLNEVSSAMKDIAQAILNKNTQVWKPAEIYEAVAKLGLEVDKLFEAVELLKEHPNLVGVFFGFPEELCLQWLAKKLSW; encoded by the exons ATGGATGGTGTGATGCTTGAAGTTCTTAGGGAGCAAAAGGGTAAGGGTCAAAAGGAAGATAGAGCTTTTTCTGCTGAAGCATATAGGAAGGTGGTAGAGgaaattaatgataaattttctTTGAACATCAACAAAACCAAAGTGATGAATCGTCTCAAAACTCTTAAAGAACAAATGGTGCTATCAAAAGAAATTGAGTTGAAAAGTGGAATAGGATGGAATGATTATTCTAAAACATTTGAGGCTCCTCTAGAGGTGTGGAAATCTCTGATAAAG GCCAATCCAAAGTATAAAAATATCAAAGGAAAATCCCTTCATCACTTGGAGATTCTCAGAGAGATATATGAGAAAGTTGTAGCAACTGGAGCTCAAGCTGAGAGTGCTAGAGAAAAAGTACAAAGGTGGGAAAGGGAGGAGACTCATATTAGTATTGATGAAATTGATGAGATGCAAGCAAACAATCAGGTTTATTTGGAAAAGTTTTCCACCTTTGATTTTAAAAGTGTGCCATCAACACCGGGATCACAATTTGGAACATCAAATCCTTTTGTACCTAATGCTTCAGTTACGAAAGGTAAAAAAAGAAAAGTACCAATGACAAATGAGTACTCATCCCAATTAAATGAGGTGTCTTCGGCAATGAAAGATATTGCACAagctattttaaataaaaacacTCAAGTTTGGAAGCCTGCAGAAATATATGAAGCAGTAGCTAAATTGGGTTTGGAGGTTGACAAACTTTTTGAAGCTGTTGAATTGCTAAAGGAACATCCTAATCTTGTTGGAGTTTTTTTTGGTttcccagaagagctatgctTGCAATGGTTAGCTAAAAAGTTAAGTTGGTGA